Proteins from one Pseudomonas grandcourensis genomic window:
- a CDS encoding alpha-2-macroglobulin, with translation MTGARMLRFLSLMLVLLLPFSAVNAEDSVPASGYAPVAGESFFLLADSSFASDEPAMVRLEAPGRDYRRFRMEPYGGADIRVYRIDKPLDFLKRQKNLHRVVSDGQFKGEGLSNTLAYLWDNWYRKSRRVMQRAFSYESRKQVTEEVPELKMGNAMAAPTPYDAQPQFALIPGLPVVSQFRYPLWQAKPIQPPAGVNLAGSSSEFVSVAPGNVYIPLGNLKPGLYLVEALIGKYRATTMVFVSNTVAVSKIAGDELLVWAARKHEGSSVPKVNVLWTDGLGVMSSGATDADGLLRLKHVSPERSFVIGEDEEGGVFVSENFYYDSEIYDTKLYAFTDRPLYRPGDWVSLKIVGREFKNARDSVQPSAADVNVTVLDATGTALQSLDLKLDSKAGTQGRFQLPDNAVAGGYELRFNYKDQAYSSAFRVAEYIKPHFEISLNLAKQDYRTGEPVKGNLVLLYPDGKPVANAKLSLSLRAQQLSMVDNELQYLGQFPVELTSTELTTDAKGNASLDLPAADKPSRYMLTVFASDGAAYRVKTTKEILIDRGAANFRLNAPRRFSAVGDKVAFSYTREGEQADAVTPGSYGWTRLEDQSTGEGKLAATDKGFTLAFDRPGTYNLTLKDDHGRVVGATGHSVTGEGVKAVPGTVEIVLDKPEYIAGDEALALITFPEPVSDALLSLERDKVEATALLSKGGDWLKMEKLSDTQYRARIPVKDGFAPNLTFSVLYTKGGQYSFQNAGIKVVTPQIDVAITTDKETYQPGETVSVDLTTQFAGKAIPAHLTVSVVDEMVYALQPEVAPSIDQFFYHPRRNNVRTSASLSFISYDVALPGSPGAPGKANRSERGVKVLERPRREDVDTAAWQPELLTDANGKTRFTFKMPDSLTRWRITARAIADGGQVGQKKQFVRSEKPLYLKWSGPTRFRAGDKPDLGVFAFSQAEKPVKAELVTRYAGNEQRVPVTLNSGINYIPLPTFELANGEWSAELVQDGKTADALAVRLSATGEGWQVTQTQSIDVGEGDTPLTLPTDASDIRLRLDDSPQALFRSALDDLLSYPYGGVEQTASRLLPLSIAYPTLAANPQIRDRLRLIMQNSRLRLVQMAGPSACFTWWGMDGEPDAFLTAYAYYADWHASQVLELSLPPEHWQRVLEVYAKQAKNTPLLQRALILSFAKQMQLPVNTLLSGLMDDLAKAGEGTAANLMEDGEDSLVMSDPDSALGLAAARVLTASLARQAKVALPDVFNRQLADAQQRLAVSSQPFAEALNLSLQPFDQAHAQALLQRLLPQQSTLERALALTWLQRSIEQASPTIALAPGEGWKKQYGVSGEMYWTWQGPAPVPAVLTLTGAQERPLRAALSYRSQQPAVDPMAVTITRRLSRLVPGDEAFTFKLEAVGNAPLSSDNLYLDEVIVTSKAARPLRYGMLEVPLPPGADVERTTWGIKLMGKAGTEPTALEKARFEPGQMAYAVPVDALSGELRLRHLVRFSQKGQFNLPPVRFTQVYAPQHQALEQKAALGQVTVH, from the coding sequence ATGACCGGTGCCCGCATGCTGCGTTTTCTGTCTCTGATGTTGGTATTGCTGCTGCCGTTCTCGGCGGTAAACGCCGAAGATTCGGTCCCGGCCAGCGGCTATGCGCCGGTGGCCGGCGAGAGTTTTTTCCTGCTGGCCGATAGCAGCTTTGCCAGCGATGAACCGGCGATGGTGCGACTCGAAGCGCCGGGCCGCGACTATCGCCGGTTTCGCATGGAGCCCTACGGCGGCGCCGACATTCGGGTGTACCGCATCGACAAACCGCTGGACTTCCTCAAGCGCCAGAAGAACCTGCATCGAGTGGTCAGCGATGGCCAGTTCAAGGGTGAAGGTCTGTCCAACACCCTCGCTTACCTGTGGGACAACTGGTATCGCAAATCCCGTCGGGTGATGCAGCGGGCGTTTTCCTACGAGTCGCGTAAACAAGTCACCGAGGAAGTGCCGGAACTGAAGATGGGCAACGCGATGGCCGCGCCGACGCCCTACGATGCGCAGCCGCAATTCGCGCTGATACCGGGTTTGCCGGTGGTCAGCCAGTTCCGTTATCCGTTGTGGCAGGCCAAGCCGATCCAGCCACCTGCCGGGGTGAACCTGGCCGGTTCATCCAGTGAGTTCGTCAGCGTCGCGCCGGGTAACGTGTACATCCCGTTGGGCAATCTCAAGCCGGGTCTTTATCTGGTGGAAGCGCTGATCGGCAAGTACCGCGCGACCACCATGGTGTTCGTCTCCAACACCGTGGCGGTGAGCAAGATCGCCGGTGACGAATTGCTGGTGTGGGCCGCGCGCAAACACGAAGGCAGTTCGGTACCGAAGGTCAATGTGCTGTGGACCGATGGCCTCGGTGTGATGAGTAGTGGGGCCACCGATGCCGACGGTTTGTTGCGCCTGAAACACGTCAGCCCCGAGCGTTCGTTTGTGATCGGCGAAGACGAAGAGGGCGGGGTGTTCGTCTCCGAGAACTTCTACTACGACAGCGAAATCTACGACACCAAACTCTATGCCTTCACCGACCGGCCGCTGTATCGGCCGGGGGATTGGGTGTCGCTGAAAATCGTCGGGCGTGAATTCAAGAATGCGCGGGATTCGGTGCAGCCAAGCGCGGCCGACGTCAATGTGACCGTGCTGGATGCGACCGGTACGGCGCTGCAATCCCTCGATCTGAAACTCGATTCCAAGGCTGGCACCCAGGGCCGATTCCAATTGCCGGACAACGCCGTGGCCGGTGGATATGAACTGCGTTTCAACTACAAGGATCAGGCCTACAGCAGCGCCTTTCGCGTCGCGGAATACATCAAGCCGCACTTCGAGATTTCGCTCAATCTGGCCAAGCAGGATTACCGTACTGGCGAGCCGGTCAAGGGCAACCTGGTGCTGCTGTACCCGGACGGCAAACCGGTGGCCAATGCGAAACTGAGCCTGAGCCTGCGCGCCCAACAGCTGTCGATGGTCGACAACGAACTGCAGTACCTCGGGCAATTTCCAGTGGAGCTGACCAGCACCGAATTGACCACCGACGCCAAGGGCAACGCGTCCCTCGACTTGCCGGCCGCCGACAAACCGAGTCGCTACATGCTCACGGTGTTTGCCAGCGACGGTGCGGCGTATCGGGTCAAGACCACCAAGGAAATCCTCATCGACCGTGGCGCGGCGAATTTCCGCTTGAACGCGCCACGGCGTTTCAGCGCGGTGGGTGACAAGGTTGCCTTCAGCTACACCCGCGAAGGCGAGCAGGCCGACGCCGTTACGCCGGGCAGCTACGGCTGGACTCGCCTGGAAGACCAGAGCACCGGCGAAGGCAAACTCGCGGCAACCGACAAGGGGTTTACCCTGGCCTTTGACCGGCCGGGCACCTACAACCTGACGCTCAAGGATGATCATGGCCGGGTGGTCGGCGCCACCGGCCATTCGGTTACCGGCGAAGGTGTCAAAGCCGTACCCGGCACCGTGGAAATCGTCCTCGACAAGCCCGAGTACATTGCAGGCGATGAAGCGCTGGCACTGATCACTTTCCCCGAGCCAGTGAGCGATGCGCTGCTATCTCTGGAGCGCGACAAGGTCGAAGCCACTGCGTTACTTTCCAAGGGTGGCGACTGGCTGAAGATGGAAAAACTCAGCGATACCCAGTACCGCGCGCGCATCCCGGTGAAGGACGGTTTCGCGCCGAACCTGACGTTCTCGGTGCTGTACACCAAGGGCGGCCAATACAGTTTCCAGAACGCCGGCATCAAGGTGGTCACGCCACAGATCGACGTGGCCATCACCACGGATAAGGAAACCTATCAGCCGGGTGAAACCGTCTCGGTGGACCTGACCACCCAGTTCGCCGGCAAAGCGATTCCCGCGCACCTGACGGTCAGCGTGGTCGATGAAATGGTCTACGCCCTGCAACCTGAAGTCGCGCCGAGCATCGACCAGTTCTTCTATCACCCACGACGCAACAACGTGCGTACCAGCGCCAGTTTGTCGTTCATCAGTTATGACGTCGCCTTGCCGGGCAGTCCCGGTGCACCGGGCAAAGCCAATCGCAGTGAGCGCGGCGTGAAGGTGCTGGAGCGACCGCGTCGCGAGGACGTCGACACCGCAGCGTGGCAACCTGAATTGCTGACCGATGCCAACGGCAAAACCCGCTTCACCTTCAAGATGCCCGACTCCCTGACCCGCTGGCGCATCACCGCCAGGGCCATTGCCGATGGCGGTCAGGTCGGGCAGAAGAAGCAATTCGTGCGCTCGGAAAAACCGCTGTACCTGAAGTGGAGTGGCCCGACTCGATTCCGCGCCGGCGACAAACCGGACCTCGGCGTGTTCGCCTTCAGCCAGGCCGAGAAACCGGTCAAGGCCGAACTGGTGACCCGTTACGCCGGCAACGAACAGCGTGTGCCTGTGACCCTGAACAGCGGCATCAACTACATCCCGTTGCCGACCTTTGAACTGGCCAATGGCGAGTGGAGCGCCGAGCTGGTGCAGGATGGCAAAACCGCTGATGCCCTGGCGGTGCGCCTGAGCGCGACCGGTGAAGGCTGGCAGGTGACTCAAACCCAGAGCATTGATGTGGGTGAGGGCGATACACCGCTGACACTGCCGACAGACGCCAGTGATATCCGCCTGCGTCTGGACGACAGTCCGCAAGCGTTGTTCCGTTCTGCACTCGACGATCTGTTGAGCTACCCCTACGGTGGCGTCGAGCAGACCGCCAGCCGCCTGCTGCCGTTGAGCATCGCCTACCCGACGCTGGCGGCGAATCCGCAGATCCGCGATCGCCTGCGCCTGATCATGCAAAACAGTCGCCTGCGCCTGGTACAAATGGCCGGCCCTTCGGCGTGTTTCACCTGGTGGGGCATGGACGGCGAGCCGGATGCGTTCCTCACCGCTTACGCCTATTACGCCGACTGGCACGCCAGCCAGGTACTGGAACTGAGCCTGCCGCCGGAGCATTGGCAGCGGGTGCTGGAGGTCTACGCCAAGCAAGCGAAGAACACGCCGCTGTTGCAGCGGGCGCTGATCCTTTCGTTCGCCAAACAGATGCAGTTGCCGGTCAATACATTGCTCAGCGGCTTGATGGACGACCTGGCGAAAGCGGGCGAGGGCACTGCCGCGAATCTGATGGAAGACGGCGAAGACAGCCTCGTCATGAGCGATCCGGATTCCGCCTTGGGGCTGGCTGCCGCACGAGTGCTGACGGCGTCGCTGGCAAGGCAGGCGAAGGTCGCTTTGCCGGATGTGTTCAATCGGCAACTGGCCGACGCGCAGCAACGTCTGGCGGTCAGTTCCCAGCCGTTTGCCGAAGCGCTGAACCTGTCGCTGCAACCCTTCGATCAGGCTCACGCCCAGGCCTTGCTGCAACGTTTGCTGCCGCAGCAATCGACCCTGGAGCGTGCATTGGCACTCACCTGGCTGCAACGCAGCATCGAGCAGGCATCGCCCACCATTGCATTGGCGCCGGGTGAAGGCTGGAAGAAGCAGTACGGGGTTTCTGGTGAGATGTATTGGACGTGGCAGGGGCCTGCGCCAGTGCCGGCGGTATTGACGCTGACCGGCGCGCAAGAGCGTCCGCTGCGCGCTGCATTGAGCTACCGCAGCCAGCAGCCGGCGGTCGATCCGATGGCCGTGACCATCACTCGTCGCCTGTCGCGACTGGTGCCGGGGGATGAGGCCTTCACTTTCAAACTGGAAGCGGTCGGCAACGCGCCGCTGTCCAGCGACAACCTCTATCTCGATGAAGTGATCGTCACCAGCAAAGCCGCCAGACCGTTGCGTTATGGGATGCTGGAAGTGCCGCTGCCACCGGGCGCCGATGTCGAGCGCACGACCTGGGGTATCAAACTCATGGGCAAGGCTGGCACCGAGCCGACGGCGCTGGAGAAGGCGCGTTTCGAACCGGGGCAAATGGCTTATGCCGTTCCGGTCGATGCCTTGAGTGGCGAATTGCGCCTGCGTCACTTGGTGCGCTTCTCGCAGAAGGGGCAGTTCAACTTGCCGCCGGTGCGTTTCACTCAGGTTTATGCGCCGCAACATCAGGCGTTGGAACAAAAGGCAGCTCTTGGCCAGGTCACGGTTCACTGA
- a CDS encoding DUF1175 family protein has protein sequence MTALIRSLGLLALLLSAGARAVEASSLDPQQSQVFRAWFVRIAQEQLSQGPSPRWYQQDCAGLVRFAANEALKVHDDKWLRSNGLSNRYLPPELQLSDAQRGLAQQWQQGGGKVGPYVNAIKLIQFNSHLVSRDVSQARPGDLMFFDQGDDQHLMIWMGRYIAYHTGTSTPTDNGMRSASLQQLMTWKDTRWIPDAANPNFIGVYRLNFLSQ, from the coding sequence GTGACGGCATTGATCCGAAGTCTCGGCCTGCTGGCCTTGTTGCTGAGCGCGGGTGCCCGCGCTGTCGAGGCATCATCGCTCGACCCGCAGCAATCCCAGGTGTTTCGTGCCTGGTTCGTACGCATTGCCCAGGAGCAACTGAGCCAGGGCCCGAGCCCACGTTGGTATCAGCAGGACTGCGCCGGGCTGGTGCGCTTCGCCGCCAATGAAGCGCTGAAAGTCCATGACGACAAATGGCTGCGCAGCAATGGCCTGTCCAATCGTTACCTGCCGCCGGAACTGCAACTGAGCGACGCCCAGCGCGGTCTTGCCCAGCAATGGCAGCAGGGCGGTGGCAAGGTCGGGCCGTACGTCAATGCGATCAAATTGATCCAGTTCAACAGCCATCTGGTCAGCCGCGATGTGTCTCAAGCACGCCCTGGCGACCTGATGTTTTTCGATCAGGGCGACGACCAGCACCTGATGATCTGGATGGGCCGCTACATCGCCTATCACACCGGCACCAGCACTCCCACCGACAACGGCATGCGTTCGGCAAGCCTGCAGCAACTCATGACATGGAAGGACACCCGATGGATACCCGACGCAGCCAACCCCAACTTCATCGGCGTCTATCGACTGAATTTTCTTTCCCAATGA